A genomic segment from Aegilops tauschii subsp. strangulata cultivar AL8/78 chromosome 1, Aet v6.0, whole genome shotgun sequence encodes:
- the LOC109767148 gene encoding uncharacterized protein isoform X2, with translation MMAWRMLRRKDVHTGLVNLAFRLDHGGTKHFATGTLGRLPQFVHGNGLQGAANCTVFKQSTIRNFHAGVYMLAWHQKKEDVVGLKAPKREKRVRKETRSQPPVEAPYVAPKPKLTRSAPDKIVEIFDGMTLRDLSKRSGATINALQSILADLGERVESEFDSITIDLAELVGMELGVNIRRMHTGEGTVEPRPAVVTVMGHVDHGKTSLLDSLRQTSVAAKEAGGITQHIGAFVVEMQSGASLTFLDTPGHAAFSAMRARGAAVTDIVVLVVAADDGVMPQTLEAMSHAKVANVPIVVAINKCDKSGADPERVRIQLGSEGLLLEDMGGDVQVVEISALSKLGLDKLEEALLLQAEIMDLKARTDGPAQAFVVEARVDRGRGPLATTIVKSGTLVSGQYIVVGSEWGRIRSLRDTAGKVTESAKPAMPVEIEGLRGLPMAGDDVVVVDSEERARMLSQGRKKKQEKDRLRKIDENMTEEAEIGEETPERVEMPIIVKADVQGSVQAVTDALRSLNSPQVFVNVVHVGVGPISEHDIDLAQACRACIVGFNIRDPPSAITLGATQANIKILLHKVIYHLLEEMGRLIVEKAPGTAETQISGEAEVLNIFELKGRSKSKGPDIKIAGCRITDGRFSRTGTMRLLRSGDVVFEGPCSSLKREKQDADTLDKGTDCGLVIEDCDEYQVGDTIQCLEQVIRKPKFISTQSGAVRIEC, from the exons AGTTCGTCCATGGCAATGGACTCCAAGGTGCTGCTAACTGTACGGTCTTTAAACAGTCCACTATCAG GAATTTTCATGCAGGTGTGTATATGTTGGCATGGCACCAGAAAAAGGAGGATGTTGTTGGGCTAAAAGCACCGAAAAGGGAGAAGCGAGTGAGAAAGGAAACTCGCAGTCAACCTCCTGTAGAAGCACCATATGTTGCACCAAAACCAAAGCTGACCAGATCAGCGCCAGATAAAATTGTTGAAATTTTTGATGGGATGACATTGCGTGACCTATCTAAACGATCTGGTGCAACCATCAATGCGCTTCAAAGCATACTTGCAGATCTTGGCGAAAGGGTTGAATCAGAGTTCGACTCTATTACCATCGATCTAGCTGAGCTAGTGGGTATG GAACTTGGTGTTAATATCAGAAGAATGCACACAGGTGAAGGCACAGTTGAACCACGGCCTGCTGTTGTAACAGTTATGGGTCATGTTGATCATGGTAAAACATCGCTTCTGGATTCCCTGCGGCAAACATCTGTTGCTGCTAAAGAAGCTGGTGGGATCACTCAGCATATAGGTGCCTTTGTTGTTGAGATGCAATCTGGAGCCTCTCTCACATTTCTTGATACACCAGGGCATGCTGCATTTAGTGCTATGCGGGCTAGAGGTGCAGCTGTCACAGATATTGTAGTGCTTGTGGTTGCAGCAGATGATGGTGTGATGCCTCAAACACTTGAAGCTATGTCGCATGCAAAAGTAGCAAATGTTCCAATTGTAGTCGCCATAAACAAATGTGACAAATCTGGAGCTGACCCTGAGAGGGTCAGAATTCAGCTTGGTTCTGAAGGATTGCTTTTGGAGGATATGGGTGGTGATGTACAGGTTGTTGAAATTTCTGCATTATCGAAACTTGGTTTGGATAAATTGGAAGAGGCTTTGCTCCTTCAGGCCGAGATAATGGACCTGAAAGCCAGAACAGATGGGCCTGCTCAAGCTTTTGTGGTGGAGGCAAGGGTGGACAGGGGCAGGGGACCACTAGCAACAACTATAGTTAAGTCCGGCACATTAGTCAGTGGACAATACATTGTTGTGGGTTCAGAGTGGGGAAGAATTAGATCACTTAGAGACACGGCAGGGAAAGTAACAGAGTCTGCAAAACCTGCCATGCCTGTTGAGATTGAGGGGCTGAGGGGCCTCCCAATGGCTGGGGATGATGTAGTGGTTGTTGACTCCGAGGAAAGGGCAAGAATGCTTAGTCAGGGGCGGAAGAAGAAACAGGAGAAAGATAGGCTTCGGAAGATTGATGAAAACATGACAGAGGAGGCAGAAATTGGAGAAGAGACTCCTGAAAGAGTTGAGATGCCCATAATTGTGAAAGCTGATGTACAGGGCAGTGTTCAAGCAGTTACGGATGCCTTAAGAAGTCTTAATAGCCCACAG GTGTTTGTGAACGTTGTTCATGTCGGCGTCGGTCCAATAAGTGAACATGACATTGATCTGGCACAAGCATGCCGGGCATGCATAGTTGGTTTCAACATTCGCGATCCACCGAGTGCGATTACTCTAGGAGCAACACAAGCCAACATAAAG ATTTTGCTGCACAAGGTGATCTACCATCTCCTCGAGGAAATGGGAAGGCTGATTGTGGAGAAGGCACCAGGGACTGCTGAAACCCAAATTTCAGGGGAGGCTGAGGTTCTGAACATATTCGAGCTGAAAGGGCGTAGCAAGTCAAAAGGGCCAGACATCAAGATTGCTGGCTGCCGGATAACCGATGGGCGCTTTAGCAGAACTGGAACCATGAGACTGTTGAGAAGCGGAGACGTTGTCTTTGAGGGTCCGTGTTCTTCGCTGAAGCGAGAGAAGCAGGATGCTGACACGCTCGACAAGGGTACCGACTGTGGATTGGTGATCGAGGACTGCGACGAATACCAGGTTGGGGATACCATCCAGTGCTTGGAGCAGGTGATCAGGAAGCCCAAGTTCATATCGACACAAAGCGGCGCAGTCCGTATAGAGTGCTGA
- the LOC109767148 gene encoding uncharacterized protein isoform X1, whose protein sequence is MVERSISPLEHWEGYHSSSMAMDSKVLLTVRSLNSPLSGVYMLAWHQKKEDVVGLKAPKREKRVRKETRSQPPVEAPYVAPKPKLTRSAPDKIVEIFDGMTLRDLSKRSGATINALQSILADLGERVESEFDSITIDLAELVGMELGVNIRRMHTGEGTVEPRPAVVTVMGHVDHGKTSLLDSLRQTSVAAKEAGGITQHIGAFVVEMQSGASLTFLDTPGHAAFSAMRARGAAVTDIVVLVVAADDGVMPQTLEAMSHAKVANVPIVVAINKCDKSGADPERVRIQLGSEGLLLEDMGGDVQVVEISALSKLGLDKLEEALLLQAEIMDLKARTDGPAQAFVVEARVDRGRGPLATTIVKSGTLVSGQYIVVGSEWGRIRSLRDTAGKVTESAKPAMPVEIEGLRGLPMAGDDVVVVDSEERARMLSQGRKKKQEKDRLRKIDENMTEEAEIGEETPERVEMPIIVKADVQGSVQAVTDALRSLNSPQVFVNVVHVGVGPISEHDIDLAQACRACIVGFNIRDPPSAITLGATQANIKILLHKVIYHLLEEMGRLIVEKAPGTAETQISGEAEVLNIFELKGRSKSKGPDIKIAGCRITDGRFSRTGTMRLLRSGDVVFEGPCSSLKREKQDADTLDKGTDCGLVIEDCDEYQVGDTIQCLEQVIRKPKFISTQSGAVRIEC, encoded by the exons AGTTCGTCCATGGCAATGGACTCCAAGGTGCTGCTAACTGTACGGTCTTTAAACAGTCCACTATCAG GTGTGTATATGTTGGCATGGCACCAGAAAAAGGAGGATGTTGTTGGGCTAAAAGCACCGAAAAGGGAGAAGCGAGTGAGAAAGGAAACTCGCAGTCAACCTCCTGTAGAAGCACCATATGTTGCACCAAAACCAAAGCTGACCAGATCAGCGCCAGATAAAATTGTTGAAATTTTTGATGGGATGACATTGCGTGACCTATCTAAACGATCTGGTGCAACCATCAATGCGCTTCAAAGCATACTTGCAGATCTTGGCGAAAGGGTTGAATCAGAGTTCGACTCTATTACCATCGATCTAGCTGAGCTAGTGGGTATG GAACTTGGTGTTAATATCAGAAGAATGCACACAGGTGAAGGCACAGTTGAACCACGGCCTGCTGTTGTAACAGTTATGGGTCATGTTGATCATGGTAAAACATCGCTTCTGGATTCCCTGCGGCAAACATCTGTTGCTGCTAAAGAAGCTGGTGGGATCACTCAGCATATAGGTGCCTTTGTTGTTGAGATGCAATCTGGAGCCTCTCTCACATTTCTTGATACACCAGGGCATGCTGCATTTAGTGCTATGCGGGCTAGAGGTGCAGCTGTCACAGATATTGTAGTGCTTGTGGTTGCAGCAGATGATGGTGTGATGCCTCAAACACTTGAAGCTATGTCGCATGCAAAAGTAGCAAATGTTCCAATTGTAGTCGCCATAAACAAATGTGACAAATCTGGAGCTGACCCTGAGAGGGTCAGAATTCAGCTTGGTTCTGAAGGATTGCTTTTGGAGGATATGGGTGGTGATGTACAGGTTGTTGAAATTTCTGCATTATCGAAACTTGGTTTGGATAAATTGGAAGAGGCTTTGCTCCTTCAGGCCGAGATAATGGACCTGAAAGCCAGAACAGATGGGCCTGCTCAAGCTTTTGTGGTGGAGGCAAGGGTGGACAGGGGCAGGGGACCACTAGCAACAACTATAGTTAAGTCCGGCACATTAGTCAGTGGACAATACATTGTTGTGGGTTCAGAGTGGGGAAGAATTAGATCACTTAGAGACACGGCAGGGAAAGTAACAGAGTCTGCAAAACCTGCCATGCCTGTTGAGATTGAGGGGCTGAGGGGCCTCCCAATGGCTGGGGATGATGTAGTGGTTGTTGACTCCGAGGAAAGGGCAAGAATGCTTAGTCAGGGGCGGAAGAAGAAACAGGAGAAAGATAGGCTTCGGAAGATTGATGAAAACATGACAGAGGAGGCAGAAATTGGAGAAGAGACTCCTGAAAGAGTTGAGATGCCCATAATTGTGAAAGCTGATGTACAGGGCAGTGTTCAAGCAGTTACGGATGCCTTAAGAAGTCTTAATAGCCCACAG GTGTTTGTGAACGTTGTTCATGTCGGCGTCGGTCCAATAAGTGAACATGACATTGATCTGGCACAAGCATGCCGGGCATGCATAGTTGGTTTCAACATTCGCGATCCACCGAGTGCGATTACTCTAGGAGCAACACAAGCCAACATAAAG ATTTTGCTGCACAAGGTGATCTACCATCTCCTCGAGGAAATGGGAAGGCTGATTGTGGAGAAGGCACCAGGGACTGCTGAAACCCAAATTTCAGGGGAGGCTGAGGTTCTGAACATATTCGAGCTGAAAGGGCGTAGCAAGTCAAAAGGGCCAGACATCAAGATTGCTGGCTGCCGGATAACCGATGGGCGCTTTAGCAGAACTGGAACCATGAGACTGTTGAGAAGCGGAGACGTTGTCTTTGAGGGTCCGTGTTCTTCGCTGAAGCGAGAGAAGCAGGATGCTGACACGCTCGACAAGGGTACCGACTGTGGATTGGTGATCGAGGACTGCGACGAATACCAGGTTGGGGATACCATCCAGTGCTTGGAGCAGGTGATCAGGAAGCCCAAGTTCATATCGACACAAAGCGGCGCAGTCCGTATAGAGTGCTGA